One Chitinophagaceae bacterium C216 genomic window carries:
- the frmB gene encoding S-formylglutathione hydrolase FrmB codes for MKVEIEKSIAIIVLIFAALNIYAQDTLVIRSKYLKQPDTVLVYKPRHSTSDRKFPVVYLLHGYSEHYMQWSSIINLQQLADQYGFAIVTPEGFATFYLNSPVDPSSQYEDFFYEELVPKIHQLIPVDDKNIFISGLSMGGFGALYHFIRHTDYYNTAAATSGALHIDPDKFLEYSFAFWKNDRLRRDAEKVFGDPKIYDWSSYKIIKLIKEYPDFNRAFLIDCGIEDPLYPLTEDLKKYCEVMNIPVTFMQAPGRHDGNYWHSSIEYHFVYFKQHLRKE; via the coding sequence ATGAAAGTAGAAATTGAGAAAAGTATTGCTATCATTGTATTGATTTTTGCAGCACTTAACATTTATGCTCAGGATACTCTGGTTATTCGTTCAAAGTATTTAAAACAACCAGATACTGTATTAGTTTATAAACCTAGACATTCGACATCCGATCGCAAATTCCCTGTAGTATACCTTCTGCATGGATATAGCGAACATTACATGCAATGGTCTTCTATCATTAATTTGCAGCAACTGGCGGATCAATATGGTTTTGCTATCGTTACTCCTGAAGGCTTTGCAACGTTTTATTTGAACAGTCCTGTAGATCCCTCTTCGCAGTATGAAGATTTTTTCTATGAAGAACTTGTGCCCAAAATTCATCAGCTAATTCCAGTGGATGATAAAAATATATTTATAAGTGGATTGAGTATGGGTGGATTTGGGGCACTGTATCATTTCATCCGGCATACTGATTACTATAATACCGCAGCAGCCACGAGTGGTGCATTGCACATTGATCCTGATAAATTTTTAGAGTATAGTTTTGCTTTCTGGAAAAACGACCGTTTACGTCGCGACGCTGAAAAAGTATTTGGTGATCCTAAGATTTACGATTGGTCTTCTTATAAGATTATAAAATTGATAAAAGAATATCCTGATTTTAATCGTGCCTTTTTAATCGATTGCGGTATCGAAGATCCGCTCTATCCACTGACGGAAGATCTGAAGAAATATTGCGAGGTTATGAATATCCCTGTTACATTTATGCAAGCTCCCGGACGGCATGATGGTAATTATTGGCATAGTAGTATTGAATATCATTTTGTGTATTTTAAGCAGCATTTGCGAAAGGAGTGA
- the murB gene encoding UDP-N-acetylenolpyruvoylglucosamine reductase: MSVSIISGVSLKPYNTFGIDVQAEYLARAGSLTEVQECLQWVKHKSIPCLVLGGGSNILLTQSVQGLVIKNEVKGIEKIYEDEESVYLKVGAGEVWHQFVLYCLQHNYAGVENLALIPGSVGASPLQNIGAYGVEIKEVFHELTAMHRRTAEVVHFSHADCAFGYRDSVFKHKYKNEFVIIDVTFRLSKTPRFNIEYGAIKQELDKRQISELSIHAIAEAVMAIRTSKLPDPAQIGNAGSFFKNPSVAKEQYLVLKEKFPGLVAYENQDGSMKLAAGWLIEQCGLKGYRNNDAGVHEKQALVLVNYGNATGAEILQVCNMVQHAVEEKFGVKLEPEVNII; the protein is encoded by the coding sequence ATGAGTGTATCCATAATATCCGGGGTTTCCCTGAAACCGTATAATACTTTTGGCATTGATGTACAGGCAGAATATCTGGCTCGAGCGGGCTCCCTTACAGAAGTACAGGAGTGCCTACAGTGGGTGAAGCACAAGTCTATTCCCTGCTTAGTGCTGGGCGGTGGCAGCAATATTTTGCTGACTCAGTCGGTACAGGGACTGGTTATTAAAAATGAAGTTAAGGGGATTGAAAAAATATATGAGGATGAAGAATCTGTGTACTTGAAAGTTGGAGCTGGAGAAGTATGGCATCAATTTGTATTGTATTGTTTACAACATAATTATGCCGGAGTAGAAAACCTCGCTTTGATTCCGGGATCTGTGGGAGCTTCTCCACTACAAAATATCGGTGCTTATGGTGTGGAAATTAAAGAAGTGTTTCATGAGCTGACCGCCATGCATCGACGTACCGCAGAAGTGGTGCATTTTTCCCATGCTGATTGCGCGTTCGGTTATCGGGATAGTGTTTTTAAGCATAAGTATAAAAACGAGTTTGTTATTATTGACGTTACTTTTCGCTTATCTAAAACACCTCGTTTTAATATAGAATATGGAGCCATCAAACAGGAGCTTGACAAGCGTCAAATAAGTGAACTTTCTATTCATGCGATAGCTGAAGCGGTAATGGCCATTCGTACATCCAAGTTGCCGGATCCAGCCCAGATAGGTAATGCAGGAAGTTTTTTCAAGAACCCTTCTGTTGCTAAAGAACAATATCTTGTATTGAAAGAAAAGTTCCCCGGACTTGTTGCGTATGAAAATCAGGATGGCTCCATGAAGCTGGCCGCCGGATGGCTTATTGAACAATGTGGCTTAAAAGGATACCGCAATAACGATGCAGGTGTGCACGAAAAGCAAGCCTTGGTGTTGGTAAATTACGGTAACGCTACAGGGGCTGAAATATTGCAAGTTTGCAATATGGTACAGCACGCTGTAGAAGAGAAGTTTGGTGTAAAACTGGAGCCTGAGGTGAATATCATATAA
- the hxlR_2 gene encoding HTH-type transcriptional activator HxlR yields MRKESSTNAINERFLHRICELNSAIDIIGGRWKSQIVYSISEGNNRFNLLKKELPNISDQVLSRQLKDLERHAIIYKKPIPGAIPNGVEYMLTSKGQDLVPILRNLCEWGKIYAEGKAITV; encoded by the coding sequence ATGAGAAAGGAAAGCTCCACTAATGCAATTAACGAGCGTTTTCTGCATCGCATATGTGAGCTGAATTCAGCCATAGATATTATCGGAGGAAGATGGAAATCGCAGATTGTATATTCCATCTCTGAGGGTAATAATCGCTTCAATTTATTGAAAAAAGAGCTTCCTAATATTTCCGATCAGGTATTGAGTCGCCAGCTTAAGGACTTGGAACGACACGCTATTATCTATAAAAAACCTATCCCCGGTGCTATCCCTAATGGAGTAGAGTATATGCTAACTTCAAAAGGACAGGATCTAGTACCCATTCTCCGAAACCTTTGCGAATGGGGTAAAATCTATGCAGAGGGCAAAGCCATTACAGTGTGA